DNA sequence from the Thermococcus gammatolerans EJ3 genome:
TCGCCGAGCCGAGGGAATCGGGGTCGGCGTTGTGGTGGCAGAGGAGGAGATAGGATTTATCCCGCGAGCGCTGGAGGAAGCGCTTAAGCTTGAGCTTTCCCTTCATTAGCAATCTCCCTCAGCTTCCTCTCTACCGCTTCGTAGGCCTTCTCGAGGGCCTCGTCAATCAGCCTCTCGACGTCCACCTTGACGAAGACCGGGACTTCGAGGTACACCTCGATTTCTAGGTTCAGTGTCTCGTCCCTGTTTATCCTCGTGGTAACCTCGATGTCCTTGACGTCGCTTCTGTTGAGCTCGCTGAAGACGTGCTTTATTATGATCCCCTGGGCCAGCTCTCCGATTTCGATGAGCTGTTCTTCACTCAGCTCTGGAAGGCCTAT
Encoded proteins:
- a CDS encoding DUF3194 domain-containing protein → MEQRGVINIGLPELSEEQLIEIGELAQGIIIKHVFSELNRSDVKDIEVTTRINRDETLNLEIEVYLEVPVFVKVDVERLIDEALEKAYEAVERKLREIANEGKAQA